A stretch of Ferribacterium limneticum DNA encodes these proteins:
- a CDS encoding HlyC/CorC family transporter, translated as MDSDSKPSFIERLTSLLLREPEDREQLIKILHSAYERNLMDADALTIIEGALAASETRVTDVMIPRAQMDAIDIDDPLDEIIPIVIEAAHSRFPVVDGDRDNVLGILLAKDLLRVHTEKDFTLRDWLRPAVFIPESKRLNVLLREFRVSRNHMAIVVNEYGGVAGLVTIEDVLEQIVGDIEDEYDFDEAHDNIRLDASGRYRVKARTEIEDFNEAFSTKYSDDEFDTVGGLILRHLGRMPKRNEIVDIDGTRFQVLRADSRRLYTLLVDQPKLQTGADKATA; from the coding sequence ATGGATAGTGACAGTAAACCGAGTTTTATCGAACGCCTGACCTCCCTGCTGCTGCGCGAACCTGAAGACCGCGAGCAGCTGATCAAGATTCTGCACAGCGCTTACGAGCGCAACCTGATGGACGCCGATGCGCTGACCATCATCGAAGGCGCGCTGGCCGCCTCCGAAACCCGCGTAACCGACGTGATGATCCCGCGAGCCCAGATGGACGCCATCGACATCGACGACCCGTTGGACGAAATCATTCCCATCGTCATCGAAGCCGCCCACTCGCGTTTTCCGGTCGTCGATGGCGACCGCGACAACGTCCTCGGCATCCTGCTGGCCAAGGATCTGCTGCGCGTCCACACCGAAAAAGACTTCACCCTGCGCGACTGGCTGCGCCCGGCCGTGTTCATTCCAGAATCCAAGCGCCTCAACGTGCTGCTGCGTGAATTCCGTGTTTCGCGCAACCACATGGCCATCGTCGTCAACGAATATGGCGGTGTCGCCGGCCTGGTCACCATCGAGGACGTGCTGGAACAAATCGTTGGCGACATCGAAGACGAATACGACTTCGACGAAGCCCACGACAATATTCGCCTCGATGCCTCCGGTCGTTACCGCGTCAAGGCACGCACCGAAATCGAGGATTTCAACGAGGCTTTCTCGACCAAATACTCCGACGACGAATTCGACACGGTGGGCGGCCTGATCCTGCGCCACCTCGGCCGCATGCCAAAGCGCAACGAAATCGTCGACATCGACGGCACGCGCTTCCAGGTGCTGCGTGCCGACAGCCGTCGGCTCTACACCCTGCTCGTCGACCAACCCAAACTACAGACCGGTGCCGACAAAGCGACTGCCTGA
- the lnt gene encoding apolipoprotein N-acyltransferase, translating to MPTKRLPDRSLHRLGLAALVGAASVLCFAPFGLFWLAPLVWFGLFTLLQRTESSREGLLTGLSFGLGFFLCGVSWVYVSLSVFGGMPWWLAGPAAFLFCTVMALFPMLAGGIFKRWQPADFWQQALLFAALLAAGDWLRSWIFTGFPWLAVGYSQAPPSPLAGFAPLLGVYGLSLLVALAGALLLRWRIGLAGIALLSLSGLGLQQVEWTQAQGEPVSVALIQGNIPQEMKFRPEAFIRTLNLYRELIDTNPAQLTLLPETAMPVFIDQLPGDYLDALKALAQRQGGDLIFGTLTGDGSAYYNSAVSLGSSPLQVYSKSHLVPYGEFIPPGFAWFMAYANIPASSFTRGPEKQAPLAVAGQKVAINICYEDVFGNEIIRPLPEAGILANLSNTAWFGHSLAQPQHLQIAQMRALETGRPMLRATNTGMTAIVDARGRISAVLPAFETAVLRGEVRAHTGMTPYGRFGDWPAVGLIALMLLLSLKRKR from the coding sequence GTGCCGACAAAGCGACTGCCTGACCGGTCGCTGCACCGCTTGGGCCTGGCGGCACTTGTCGGTGCCGCCAGCGTCCTGTGTTTTGCCCCATTTGGCCTGTTCTGGCTGGCCCCATTGGTCTGGTTTGGCTTGTTCACCCTGCTGCAGCGCACCGAATCCTCCCGCGAAGGCCTGCTCACCGGCCTGAGCTTCGGCCTCGGTTTCTTCCTGTGCGGCGTCTCCTGGGTTTACGTCAGCCTGTCGGTATTCGGCGGCATGCCGTGGTGGCTGGCCGGCCCGGCTGCCTTCCTGTTCTGCACGGTGATGGCGCTGTTCCCGATGTTGGCCGGCGGAATTTTCAAACGCTGGCAACCAGCCGATTTTTGGCAACAAGCACTGCTGTTCGCCGCCCTGCTCGCCGCCGGCGACTGGCTTAGAAGCTGGATTTTCACGGGCTTCCCCTGGCTGGCGGTCGGCTACTCGCAGGCGCCCCCCAGCCCCCTGGCCGGATTCGCCCCGCTACTCGGCGTATATGGTCTGTCACTGCTGGTCGCCCTGGCCGGCGCCCTGCTGCTGCGCTGGCGCATCGGCCTGGCCGGTATCGCGCTGCTCTCTCTCTCCGGCCTTGGCTTGCAGCAAGTTGAATGGACCCAGGCGCAAGGTGAGCCGGTCAGCGTGGCGCTGATCCAGGGCAACATCCCTCAGGAAATGAAATTCCGGCCGGAAGCCTTCATCCGCACACTGAACCTCTATCGCGAGCTGATCGACACCAACCCGGCCCAACTGACGCTGCTGCCTGAAACCGCCATGCCGGTCTTCATCGACCAGTTGCCAGGCGACTATCTCGATGCCCTCAAGGCCCTGGCCCAGCGCCAGGGCGGCGACCTGATCTTCGGCACCCTGACCGGCGACGGAAGCGCCTACTACAACAGCGCCGTCAGCCTCGGCAGCTCGCCGCTGCAGGTCTATAGCAAGAGCCATCTGGTGCCCTACGGCGAGTTCATTCCGCCCGGCTTCGCCTGGTTCATGGCCTACGCCAACATCCCGGCCTCGTCCTTCACCCGCGGCCCGGAAAAACAGGCGCCGCTCGCCGTGGCCGGCCAGAAAGTAGCGATCAACATCTGCTACGAAGACGTCTTCGGTAACGAGATCATTCGCCCCCTGCCGGAGGCCGGCATCCTAGCCAATCTGTCGAATACCGCCTGGTTCGGGCACTCGCTGGCTCAGCCCCAACACCTGCAGATCGCCCAGATGCGCGCCCTGGAAACCGGCCGCCCGATGCTGCGCGCCACCAACACCGGGATGACCGCCATCGTCGACGCCCGCGGCCGGATCAGCGCAGTGCTGCCGGCCTTTGAAACAGCTGTGTTGCGCGGCGAAGTTCGCGCCCACACGGGCATGACGCCCTACGGACGCTTTGGAGACTGGCCCGCAGTCGGCTTGATTGCGCTGATGCTTCTGCTAAGTCTGAAACGGAAGCGCTGA
- the ybeY gene encoding rRNA maturation RNase YbeY: MKNAASQRLNLSVQYACNREGLPLRADFVRWARAALVGGGEITIRLVDADEGQSLNKEYRSKDYATNVLSFPYDTEPVVMGDLVICPSVVAREAAEQNKPLDAHYAHLTVHGMLHLQGWDHDNDDDAQAMEDEEKEILAAMGYPDPYAV, encoded by the coding sequence ATGAAAAACGCAGCCAGCCAACGACTTAATCTTTCGGTGCAATACGCCTGTAACCGTGAAGGGCTACCCTTGCGGGCGGATTTTGTGCGCTGGGCCCGGGCCGCACTGGTTGGCGGCGGCGAAATCACCATTCGGCTGGTCGACGCCGACGAAGGCCAGTCGCTGAACAAGGAGTATCGCAGCAAGGATTACGCGACCAACGTGTTGTCCTTTCCCTACGATACCGAGCCGGTGGTAATGGGCGACCTGGTCATCTGCCCGAGCGTCGTGGCGCGTGAGGCGGCCGAGCAGAACAAGCCGCTGGACGCCCATTACGCGCACCTGACGGTGCATGGTATGCTGCATTTGCAAGGCTGGGATCACGACAACGACGACGATGCCCAGGCAATGGAAGACGAAGAAAAGGAGATTCTCGCCGCCATGGGTTATCCAGACCCGTATGCGGTTTAA
- the glyQ gene encoding glycine--tRNA ligase subunit alpha has product MTTSKKPTFQEIILRLQQYWSNKGCALLQPYDMEVGAGTSHTATFLRAIGPEPWKAAYVQPSRRPKDGRYGENPNRMQHYYQFQVVLKPAPDNILELYLGSLEALGFDLKKNDVRFVEDDWENPTLGAWGLGWEVWMNGMEVTQFTYFQQVGGIDCKPITGEITYGLERLAMYLQGVENVFDLTWTEGLTYGDVYHQNEVEQSTYNFEHSDADFLFTAFGAHEKQAQHLMGAQLALPAYEQVLKAAHTFNLLDARGAISVTERAAYIGRIRNLARAVAQAYLDSRARLGFPMAPKEWAAEVLAQIEKKAA; this is encoded by the coding sequence ATGACGACCAGCAAGAAACCGACCTTCCAGGAAATCATCCTGCGTTTGCAACAGTACTGGAGCAACAAGGGCTGTGCCCTGCTTCAGCCCTACGACATGGAAGTTGGTGCCGGCACCAGCCACACCGCCACCTTCCTGCGCGCCATCGGCCCCGAGCCATGGAAAGCCGCCTACGTGCAGCCTTCCCGCCGCCCGAAGGACGGCCGCTACGGCGAGAACCCGAACCGCATGCAGCACTACTACCAGTTCCAGGTGGTGCTCAAGCCGGCGCCGGACAATATTCTCGAGCTCTACCTCGGCTCGCTCGAAGCCCTCGGTTTCGACCTCAAGAAGAACGACGTCCGTTTTGTCGAAGACGACTGGGAAAACCCGACGCTCGGCGCCTGGGGCCTCGGTTGGGAAGTCTGGATGAACGGCATGGAAGTGACGCAGTTCACCTACTTCCAGCAGGTCGGCGGCATCGACTGCAAGCCGATCACCGGCGAAATCACCTACGGTCTTGAGCGTCTGGCCATGTACCTGCAGGGCGTCGAGAACGTCTTCGACCTGACGTGGACGGAAGGCCTGACCTACGGCGACGTCTATCACCAGAACGAAGTCGAGCAATCGACCTACAACTTCGAGCACTCCGACGCCGATTTCCTGTTCACCGCCTTCGGTGCGCACGAAAAGCAGGCCCAGCACCTGATGGGCGCCCAACTGGCGCTGCCGGCCTACGAGCAAGTGCTGAAAGCCGCCCACACCTTCAACCTGCTCGACGCCCGTGGCGCCATTTCGGTCACTGAGCGCGCCGCCTACATCGGCCGCATCCGCAACCTGGCCCGTGCCGTGGCGCAAGCCTATCTCGACAGCCGCGCCCGCCTCGGCTTCCCGATGGCGCCGAAGGAATGGGCGGCCGAAGTGCTGGCCCAGATTGAAAAGAAAGCTGCCTGA
- a CDS encoding transglycosylase SLT domain-containing protein, whose amino-acid sequence MIASTVLPSALQRVSTVALDFLQKFLMIAGLVFIVGLIGVQTGRLDLVENFKSLLPNAEASVVEEVSAEEPEPEEASLNARMRGAMNYVSRRYRVSDEALMPIFATAQAVGRELHLDPLLIIAVIGVESGFNPFSQSVFGAQGLMQVVPRFHHDKLPEDAASFLDPVTNVQVGARVLKESISRNGGLEDGLQQFGGATNDASRRYSSKVLAEKQRLEQAVQRLRAA is encoded by the coding sequence ATGATCGCTTCGACCGTTCTCCCGTCTGCTCTGCAGCGCGTCTCTACCGTAGCTCTCGATTTTCTCCAGAAGTTCCTGATGATCGCGGGCCTTGTTTTCATCGTTGGCTTGATCGGCGTACAAACCGGCCGTCTCGACCTGGTCGAGAATTTCAAGTCGCTTCTGCCCAATGCCGAAGCCTCCGTGGTGGAAGAAGTATCCGCCGAAGAGCCTGAACCTGAAGAAGCTTCGCTCAACGCCCGCATGCGGGGTGCCATGAACTATGTTTCCCGGCGTTATCGCGTCTCCGACGAGGCCTTGATGCCAATTTTTGCCACAGCCCAGGCGGTTGGTCGCGAATTGCATCTCGACCCCCTGCTGATCATCGCGGTGATTGGTGTCGAATCCGGCTTCAATCCCTTCTCGCAAAGCGTTTTCGGGGCACAGGGCCTGATGCAGGTCGTGCCGCGTTTCCATCACGACAAGTTGCCGGAAGACGCAGCCTCTTTCCTTGATCCGGTGACCAACGTCCAGGTCGGCGCCCGCGTCCTCAAGGAATCGATCAGCCGCAACGGCGGTCTGGAAGACGGCTTGCAGCAATTCGGCGGCGCAACCAATGATGCCAGTCGCCGCTACTCAAGCAAGGTGCTGGCTGAGAAGCAGCGCCTGGAGCAGGCGGTACAGCGTCTTCGCGCCGCCTGA
- the msrA gene encoding peptide-methionine (S)-S-oxide reductase MsrA: MSQSAHSLATLAGGCFWCLEAAFEQLEGVVAVLPGYMGGHDPRPTYEAVCRGDSGHAEVVQIEFDPAIIDFETLLTAFFTIHDPTTLNRQGHDVGTQYRSAIYFHDAGQQSVAEAMIARLNAEGVWSAPIVTEVTPATTFFVAEDYHHQYFRRNPYQGYCMAVVAPKAMKLRQIFAERLKAA, translated from the coding sequence ATGTCGCAATCTGCTCATTCTCTCGCCACGCTGGCCGGTGGCTGCTTCTGGTGTCTGGAGGCCGCCTTCGAACAACTCGAAGGCGTAGTGGCCGTGCTGCCCGGTTACATGGGTGGGCACGACCCCCGGCCGACTTACGAAGCCGTCTGTCGTGGCGACAGTGGCCATGCTGAAGTCGTGCAGATTGAATTCGATCCGGCAATCATCGATTTCGAAACCTTGCTGACCGCCTTCTTCACCATTCACGACCCGACAACGCTGAATCGTCAGGGGCATGACGTGGGTACGCAATACCGCTCGGCCATCTATTTCCACGATGCAGGCCAGCAGTCCGTGGCCGAGGCGATGATTGCCCGCCTCAATGCCGAAGGCGTCTGGAGTGCGCCCATCGTGACCGAGGTCACGCCGGCGACTACCTTCTTCGTGGCTGAGGATTACCACCATCAGTATTTTCGGCGGAATCCCTACCAGGGTTACTGCATGGCAGTGGTTGCGCCCAAAGCGATGAAGCTGCGGCAGATTTTTGCTGAGCGCCTCAAGGCGGCGTAG